Part of the Paenibacillus terrae HPL-003 genome is shown below.
AAAAAATATCAAAGTTGCTGATCCAGTGTTCGAAGACTCCTATTTTCTGGCAATTCATCGGACTCGGTAAAGCCGATTACGGAGTCCTTCAAAAGTTGGATAATCTGCGCGGTCGCGTAGTGGATAATGCAGATTTTTTTGCCTTGGATGACATCGACTCCGTGACAGACGCAGAATTGTACGACCGTCTGCTGAACGAATTTCCTGGTTGGCTCAAGCAAGTGCGGGCCAAAGGAATATTGAGGAGCTAATCCTTCACCGCAATGCGCTACCCCTGCATGATCACTTAAATATCCGCCGAGCAGAGCAATAAAAGGCAGAATGACCGCAGACAAAGTAAATCGTCAGTTTCAGCAGCATTCTGCCTCTAAACTGCTCTTCAACACGTTTCTTTTCAGTGTTTTCTCTCATTTTAGTCATAGTAGAATTAAAGATACCTTACTCTCCTGCCAAATCCTATTTCTTTCATTTCCTAATTGTATATTTTCATGTAGTATAAACCTAATTGAAGCAACTCTGTTTGGGCTATGCTGAAGATTGACTTTATGAAGGAGGATTTCGGATTGAAAGCAAATGAAGCAACTTTGCACAAAAAGCTGCTCCCTAGACATATCACCTTTATGGCTATGGGGGGAGTTATCGGGACCGGTATTTTTAAAGGAAGTACCGAAACGATCAGCTTGGCGGGGCCTGGGGTTATTCTCTCCTATGTCTTCGCAGGGCTTCTGCTCCTGGTCGTCATGGGCGCTATTGCCGAGATGGCTACCGTCTACCCCAACATGAATATGAAGGATTTTATTCGCAAAGCTTTTGGAGAACGGCTTTCCTTTATCATCGGCTGGTTGTATTGCTTCATGTGGCTGGCCGTCTGTATTATCGAGGTCATCGCAGCGGGAAGCTTCCTGCAATACTGGTTACCGGACGTTCCCCTATGGGTACTCAGTTTAGCGAGTGCTGCCTTCATTATTGTGGTCAACATGCTGAGTGTCGGCGGTTTCGGGGAGCTGGAATTTTGGCTTGCGGGTATAAAAATTACCATGATTATCATCTTTATTGCATTGGGCGGCTGTATACTGTTCGGCATTATCCCAAGTGAAACCCCGCCTTATCTGAGCAATTACGCACAGCATGGCGGATTTTTCCCCAATGGCTGGCTGGCTATTTTCTCGGCGCTGCTGGTGGTTACCTTTTCCTACGGAGGGTCCGAGCTGATTGGTCTGACGTTAACAGAAACAGAAAATCCGGAAAAGGTATTGCCCAAGGTGGTTAAAAGCTTTATTTTTCGCGTTGTGTTATTCTACACGCTGCCGATTCTCATCATTTGCGGCTTGATTCCCTGGAATCAGCTGGATGCGAATACCAGCCCGTTCGTACAGGTGCTGTCTTCGGCAGGGCTTCAAGGCTCGGCCCATGTCATGAACTTCATTTTGATTACCGCCGTACTGTCTGCCGCCAATTCAGGGATTTACGGGGCTACACGTATGCTGCATTCGCTGGCAGTCAACGGAGAAGGTCCTAAATCACTCGCCCGGGTATCCTCGAATGGGGTTCCGGTGAATAGTCTCAAATTGTGCGCCGTGATCCTGATTGTCGGTTCGATGGTCGCTTATATCGCTCAAGACGGACTGTTCCGGATTTTGATGGCAGTACCGGGCTTTGTTGTTTTGCTCGTCTGGAGCTGTATTTGCCTGTCCCAGTTGAAGCTGCGCAAATCTTACCCGGTAGAGCCAAGCTTCAAAATATGGGGCTTTCCTTATGTCACAGCGTTAACCGTCGGATGCTTGTGGGTGATTGCGTTCCTGTTCTTGCTTGATCCACAAAATCGGATCAGTATCAGCGTATGCCTAGCTTTCATGGCGTTCCTGATCATCTGGTCTTTGGTGAAGTTCCGGGGAAAGCAGGCGTAAGCAGCTTATGATTCAATCGTATCTGTTTCCTGTATCTTACGCCTTCCTCGCCTTTCCTTTTGCCGCGTTGCTGTTTACGCTGCCTTTTCTAATCGTACAGTACCGCAGACATGGTTATATCCATAAAACGAGGGCATTGCTGCTTTACCTGTTGCTTTTATACTTGATGAATGCTTTCTTTTTGGTCATTTTGCCGCTTCCGGCATCGCGTCATAATACGGCGTTAACCGGAGGCGCATTGCAGTTAATGCCCTTACAGTTTATTCACGACATTATAAGGGAGACTTCTGTCTCCCCCTCCCACCCCTCCAGCTATCTGCATTTGCTGAAGGAACGCGCTTTTCTCCAGGTCGTTTTTAACGTTCTGATGACCGTGCCTTTCGGTATGTTTCTACGTTATTATTTTCGTGCGCGGTGGGGATGGTGTCTAATCCTGTCCTTTGGCCTTTCTCTCTTCTTTGAGGTGACGCAGCTAACAGGACTGTACGGATTTTTTGACCATGCGTATCGTGTGTTCGATGTGGACGATCTGATGGCGAATACATTAGGCGGCATGCTGGGCTTTCTTTTGGGCGAGTGGTTTTCGCGTTTCCTCCCGCGTCTGGAGCATCTGGACAAGCATTTGGACATCACAACCAAGCGGGTGTCCTACACCAGACGGGGTATAGCCTTTTTCGTGGATTGCATCATCTGGACAGGTCTGCTCGGTGTTATGGAATATCTCCATGTGCCGGCTGCCTTCTGGGTATCAAGTGGAGTATACTTCATGCTGATTCCTTACCTGACGAACGGACGAACCCCAGGTAAATGGCTGGTACGGATACATCTTACGGGCGCAGGAAAACGTATTTCCCTGTGGGAGCTAATGAAGCGCTACAGTCTCTTGTACTGGTCGTATTTTGGCATTAATTACGTACTGGGTGGACCCGTACTTTGGTCTCAAGTCCCTCCATGGGCGAGTGTTCTGATCAGCCTTGTGCTGTTGGTCATCAATGGATGGTTCTTTTTTCATCTGGTTATACGCCTGTTCAGAAAGGGGTCGTTATTTTATGAGGAGCTTAGCCATACTACCCACCGAATTACATGGCCCAAGCGACTTCGCACCCCTCAGTCTGACACCACTGGCCCTACTGATGTGTCGGAAGGTTAATATAAGAACTCAATGATCATAGGGCCACAATAAGGATGAAGCATAATGATCTGTGTTTAAAATAATTTATTGCACCCAAGCGGCACAAAAACAGGCGAAGCAAAGGATTGTTCCTTTGTCCGCCTGTTTTTTTATATCCTATACAGATATTCATTCGTTTCTATTATTTCCACTGTGCGATTTGGTCAATCGGCAGACGAGTGGATGGATGGCCTTCATTGGTTCCTTTACCCATGGAAATGAGCATGACAGGTACATAACGATCTTTTTCAAGACCAAAGGCTTCAGCGATTCTGCTCTTGTCATAACCACCGATTGGGTTGGTGTCATAACCGTGAGCGCGTGCTACCAGCATCAACTGCATGGATACCAGACCACCGTCGATCAGAACGGTTTCTTTGTTCACGACTGGATCAAGCGCTGCGAAATGGGCTGCCACTTTCTCCTGCTGCATTTCTTTAATATCTTTTGGCATATAGCCCAATTCTACAGCTTCTCCGAAAATTTGATCGAAATTATCAAAGTTGTTCAAATCTCCGAACACGGCAATAACTGCCGAAGATGTCTCGACTTGACGTTGATTAAAGCTGGCGAGCGGTGCCAAGGTTGCTTTACCTTCCGGGCTGTCAATCACAAGAAAACGCCAAGGTTGCAGGTTAATGGACGATGGAGCGCGTGTCGCTTCAGTCAGAATCTCTGTCATTTCTTCGCGGCTGATTTTCACGGACGGATCGTATACTTTTACAGAACGGCGGCCCAGTGCAATTTCTTTAAAATCATTTGTTTTGACAATATTGGATGTGTTCGTATTACTCATTCAAATCTCTCCTTATTTCCCCTAGGGGTGTAATATAATGGGGGTCAGTCCATCTCGGACATATGACCATTCATAACTTGCAGCATATCGGCTAACTGGTGCCGTTGGGTCTCGTCGAAGCTTTGGAGTAGCCGATCCACAAACTGTGAGCGCTCCTGTCTATAAGTAATAATGCGCTCCCGCCCATAATCGGTCAGGCTTACCAGCGTAACCCTGTTGTCCTCCGGCTTGGTGCGCCGTGTGACCATGGCTGTCGCTTCAAGCTGCTTCAAATGGCGGGTTACGGCTGCACCGTCGATGCCAACCTCTTTTTGCAGCAAGGTCTGGCTGATCTCATCCACCTGATACAACTTGCACAACAGCTGTAATCTGGATGCGCTTATTCCTGCACAACGCTCAAACTTGGAGCTAATCTGCTTGTTCAACAGCAACAACGATTCAAAAATATAGTCAGCCTCGGGTGATGTTTGGGTGATAGCAATCTCTCCTCACTTAAGCATGTCACTGGGCTTGACGGTCCAACCTTTGATCCATCAATCATTGATCCATCAAGTAATATACATCCTCTTTGAAAATAAATCAAGTCCCTGTGAAAAATAAAGTGACTCTTATCAAATAAAAGCTGAGCACCCCCGCAAGGGGCACTCAGCTTCTTCTTATATAACTTACCCATACACTACACTCATACGATTGCAGATCAGGAGAGCCGTACAGACAACGCTGTTCAGCTTCTCTGGCCCTCTCCAGCCGTAGTTGTATCCATCCCCCGTTAAATGATCCCGTGAGACAGCATAGCGTCTGCCACACGGACAAACCCGGCGATGTTCGCCCCTACAACCAGATTCCCAGGCACGCCGTATTCCTCAGCCGCCTTCACGCTGTTCGCATAGATATTCTTCATAATATCATGAAGCTTGGTGTCCACTTCCTCGAAGGTCCATGACAGGCGCATACTGTTCTGTGACATTTCAAGCGCAGAAACTGCAACCCCGCCAGCATTGGCAGCCTTAGCTGGTCCAAACAGAACCCCATTGTCCAAAAATACTTCAATAGCTTGCAGCGTGGATGGCATATTCGCACCTTCACCCACAGCTTTTACTCCATTGCTTACCAGCAATTGTGCTGCTTCTTCGTCAATTTCGTTCTGTGTGGCACATGGCAGCGCGATATCGCATGGAATCGACCAGATACCGGAGCAGCCCTCCGTATATATTGCGCCCGGACGCTCTTTGGTATACTCGCTAATGCGCAGACGATTGACTTCTTTAAGCTGCTTCACCAGATTCAGATCAATGCCGTCCGGATCATAGATGTAGCCATTCGAGTCACTACAGGCAACGACGGTAGCGCCGAGCTGCTGTGCTTTTTCAATCGCATAAATGGATACGTTACCCGATCCCGACACGACAACACGTTTCCCCTCAAAGGACGAGCCTTGAGCGTACAGCATTTCATTTACAAAATACACGCAACCGTACCCAGTCGCTTCCGTACGCGTGAGACTACCTCCGTAATGAATCCCTTTACCAGTGAGGACACCGCCTTCATGTCCCCCGCGAATCCGTTTGTACTGCCCGAACATGTAACCGATCTCACGCCCGCCTACACCAATATCTCCTGCCGGAACGTCAGTATCCGGGCCAATATATTTATACAGCTCGGTCATGAAGCTTTGTGTAAAGCGCATAACTTCGTTATCAGATTTCCCTTTGGGATCAAAATCGGAGCCGCCTTTGCCGCCGCCAATTGGAAGACCTGTCAGTGCATTTTTGAAAATTTGCTCAAAACCCAAAAATTTAACGATTCCCAGATACACAGACGGATGAAAACGAATTCCGCCTTTATAAGGACCAATTGCACTATTAAATTGTACCCGGAATCCACGATTGACCTGTACGTTCCCTGCGTCGTCTACCCAAGGTACACGGAAGGTAATGACCCGTTCCGGCTCCACAAGCCGTTCCAAAAGCCCCTGCTGCATATACTTGGGATGCTTGGCCAGTACCGGAACCAGCGAATCCAGTATTTCCTTGACGGCTTGATGAAATTCATTCTCATGAGGATTGCGCGCGATAACCTTCTCAAAAACGGACTGCACATATTCGGCTGCTGCCTGTTGACTCTGCTCTGAACGGATAATGGTCACTTTTCTAAAACACTCCTTTATATTTGACTCCTCTACTAGAGAACGGAACGGATTTATTCCGTGTTCTTGAGAATAGGGTTTTATGTATTCATAAAATTTAGTTAACTATACATGATTTTTTATAAAAATACATCTAATTTGCTCATAAAAAAATTTTGGCCCCTTCATCAAATATCTCTATGAATCTATCATTCCTTGTCATATTCCTACAGCGTAACCCCTTGATCTACGGGCTTTTTTCACGATTTATAAGAGTGTCACATCTTACTCTATATGGGATAATAATGTGAACAAATTGAAAAGCTAAACCTCAATTAAAAGCTAGCCCGGTACATATGGAGATAACAAAAAGAGGCTGGCACACAGGGCGCAGCCTCTTTTTCCCATCCTATCAGGGTGTAACTCAACATTGCTGAAATGATCCTCTACACATAAAAGGCTTCAAGCAGACGCACAATTTCGGCCTCGTCATGCTCTACCACTTGCTGGTGCTGTGATTTGGAAAACAACTGCTCGATCTGCGCCGGGAACTCCTGCTTAATGTCCACCAGACGGATCGCTTCGTCGAATTTGGCCGGATGCGCCGTTGCAAAGGTCACACATACTTCATCCTCGCCGTTGTGGGCCTCATACGCTGCAATACCACAAGCGGTATGCGGGTCCAGCAAATAGTCATATTCGGCTTTGTATTTGCTGATCAGCTCCAGACACTGCTCGTTCGAAGCACCAAGGGCTTCAAAATCTTGCTGTACGCGTTGCAAATCCTCTGCACTGATCACAATCCGTCCTTCGGTTTGGAGAGCATTCATGTATTCAGTTACCTTCGCTGCATCTTCTCCAAGGAAGTAGTACAGATATCTTTCGAAATTGCTTGCCACCTGAATGTCCATGGAAGGACTATACGTGCTTTTGAAGCCGCCTGGTTTGTATTCGCCTGTCTTCACGAAGCGCTCCAAAATATTGTTTTCGTTCGTGGCAATAATCAGCTTATGAATCGGCAGGCCCATTTTCTTGGCAAGAAAGCCGGAAAAAATATTGCCAAAGTTGCCGGATGGCACGCTGACATTGATCTTCTTCGTACCCGCAGACTCCTGCGCCCGGAAATAGGCATAGAAGTAATATACAGTTTGCGCCAAAATACGTACAAAGTTAATCGAATTAATCGCACGCAGATGATGTTTGCCTTTGAAATCCAGATCAGCAAACAGGTCCTTGATGACTTTTTGGCAATCGTCAAAGTTTCCTTTTACTGAAAGATTCAGTACATTTTCATCGTCAACGGTCGTCATTTGCAGCTCTTGTACCTTGCTTACTTTTTGATGCGGATGCAAAATACAGATTTTAATGCCTTCCTTGCCACGTACGCCCTGAATGGCTGCCGCCCCGGTATCGCCTGAGGTTGCGCCCAAAATGTGAATGATCTCATTCTGCTTCTTGGACACATAGGAATAAAATTCACCCATAAATTGCAGCGCCACATCCTTGAATGCGAACGTAGGCCCGTGGAACAACTCCAAAATATAGAGAGAATCGTTGATCTTCTTCACTGGCGTGACTTCGGGATGACGGAAGCTCGCATAGCTGCGCTCCACCAGTTGCTCCAAATCTTCACGAGGAATTTCATCATTGATATACAGCGCAAAAACCTCCAGCAGCAGCTCTCTGTAGCTCAATGTTGCCCATTGCTCCAGCGTAGCTGCCGACACCACCGGAATTTGCTCCGGCACCATCAGGCCACCATCGTCAGCTAACCCCATGAGCACGGTATCAATAAATCCCTTGGCTTCTACTCGACCTCTAGTGCTTATATATCTCATATACATCCCCCAATAAAAATTCAATTCGAAATTTTTGTCGAATATATTATTGTCTATAATACCCTGTCGCGGTGCTGTAACCAAGCCTTTTTTTCATATTTCAAAGACTTTCTCCTACTTTACCATACCCTGATGCATCAGGCATCTGTCATCGCTAGGCAATCGAGGCATCAGTAACAGGCTGTGAGTATGGAAAAAAGGAGGTTTCTCCCGTGATTATGACCCTGAAATCGAGAGTGAAGCCAGCTTGAGCGAAGGTGAAGTGCAGTTTCCCGTAAAACGCAAATCGTTGCCAACTTCCTCAATCTGCTGTAACACGTCAAAGAAATTACCGGATACGGTGATCTGATTCACCGCTCTGACTACTTTCCCCTGCTCAATCCAGTATCCCAGACAAGCCAGCGAAAAATTACCGGATGCCGTATTCGTACCTGCATGCAATCCTTGCAGCTCTACGATCATCAACCCGCGATCCATCTTGCGAATCATGTCCTCCAAGGTAGAAGAACCGGGAGCCACATACAGATTATGATAAGAGACGCCGATTTTACCGTTGTAGCCGCCTTTAGAAGCATTGGATGTACTTTGTACTCCTGCTTTGCGGGCTGTCTTGCGGTTATGGAAGTACGTGAGTAACTCCCCGTCCTTGATAATCTCGTTGCGACGTGTAGCGCTACCTTCGGCATCGAATGTGCTGCCTGCCGGAACATGTTCCATCAGCGGATCATCCACCAGCGTGAGCTTGGTGTTTGCCACCTTTTGCCCTAATTTCCCTGCTAGACGTGAGAAGCCTTTATCTACCGACTCCGCTGAAAATACAGTTGTATAGGCAGCCATCAATTGTGCTGCTGCATCATGACGGAAAATGACGGGATAATTATCCGATTGAATCGTATGCGCACCCAGCTTGGAAACGGCCTCTGTTACGGCTTTTTGTGCCACATCTGCGATATTGATGTCTTCCACACTCCGTAGGGAATAATCATGCCAGCCCCCGGTAACGGTCTCATCATGTTCTGTTGCGATGACGTATACATAGGCGGTCGCCAGACTTTTGCGGCGATGGCAATGCAATCCCTTTGTATTAACAATCAGGACCTCATTCTCACGAGTGCTGACCGAGCAATGTCTAGCCATCACAATTCGTGGATCTGCGGCAAGCGCTGTACGCTCCATTTCGAGTGCAGCCTCGATAAGAATCTCAGGAGCCGTGTCGGCCAACTCGCCAGCATAGGCAGGCTGCTCAGGGTAGCTTTCAGAGCCCTCAAACAGCTCATCCTGCTCCTCGCTCTCCAGTATGTCTGCGTTGCTGCGCGCTTCTTCCAGTAAAAATTCGATCACGTCCGGCTCCAGCTTCTCCGTAGAGGCATAGCCCATTTTCCCGTTAATGACGCCCCGGAAGGAAAGCCCACCGTTTTCGACGATTGTATATTGGTCAATTTCTCCCTTCAGTACCTTTACCGAGGTAGAACGTCCATTCACATAGTAGATTTCCATATCCACGTAGCCGATTTCGCGGCCTTTCGTGAACAACGCTTCCTGAAATTGCTGAATATTCATCGCTTATTCCCCCTTTCGTCCGCCGACGGTCATCTCGGACACTCGTATCGTCGGCTGTCCACAGTTGACCGGAAGACTTCCGCTGACCGAGCCGCACATGCCCTGACTATGATCCAGATTGTTGCCGACCATATCAATATTTTGCAGCGTTTCAATCCCTTTGCCGATCAGCGTTGCCCCTTTGACCGGCTCGGCAATTTTGCCATTGCGAATCATATACGCCTCTTCAACTGCAAAATTAAACTCGCTGGTTGAGGTATTCACCGAACCACCGCCCAGCGATTTGGCATAGATCCCGTACTCCGTATTGGCAATGATTTCTTCCCGTGTCGAAGCGCCATTCGCAATAAACGTATTGTTCATACGGGAAGCAGGCGCAAATTTATAAGACTGTCTTCGTCCTGACCCTGTCGCAGGTACACCCATCTGGCGCGAGCCCATTCGGTCGATCAGATATCCTTTTAAAATGCCATTCTCAATCAGTACGTTGCGCTGTGTCGGCGCTCCTTCATCATCGATATTGAGCGAGCCCCACGCGTTCGGAATGGTTCCGTCATCTATAGCCGTGACAAGCGGTGAAGCCACCTGCTGCCCGATCTTATTCGCAAACACGGAGGTTCCATGTGCCACCGCTGTAGATTCCAGCCCGTGTCCACACGCCTCGTGAAAAAGAACGCCGCCGAAGCCATTCTCAATTACGACGGGCAGTCTGCCGCTAGGGGCATATCCCGCTTTGACCATCGTCGTAGCAATACGAGCGGCGTGTCTGGCATTTTCTTCGATATTCAGATTCTCCAGGAATTCAGTCCCTGCATACGCTCCCGGCCCGCGGAACCCGGATTGTCTATGCTCCCCATCAGTCGCAATCGCGCTTATTCTCATCCGTGTATACGTGCGGGTATCCTCCACCAGCAGTCCGTTGCTATTGGCGATCAGCACGTTTTGGATTGAGTTGCTAATCCCAATGGAGGTTTGCGTGATGGAAGGATCGTACTGGCTTGCCGCCTCGTGCGCACGTCTCATCATGTCTATCTTGGCGCATTTCTGTGAACCGTCAGGAATGATCGCAATCGGATGGTGGTTAGGGAT
Proteins encoded:
- a CDS encoding amino acid permease, whose amino-acid sequence is MKANEATLHKKLLPRHITFMAMGGVIGTGIFKGSTETISLAGPGVILSYVFAGLLLLVVMGAIAEMATVYPNMNMKDFIRKAFGERLSFIIGWLYCFMWLAVCIIEVIAAGSFLQYWLPDVPLWVLSLASAAFIIVVNMLSVGGFGELEFWLAGIKITMIIIFIALGGCILFGIIPSETPPYLSNYAQHGGFFPNGWLAIFSALLVVTFSYGGSELIGLTLTETENPEKVLPKVVKSFIFRVVLFYTLPILIICGLIPWNQLDANTSPFVQVLSSAGLQGSAHVMNFILITAVLSAANSGIYGATRMLHSLAVNGEGPKSLARVSSNGVPVNSLKLCAVILIVGSMVAYIAQDGLFRILMAVPGFVVLLVWSCICLSQLKLRKSYPVEPSFKIWGFPYVTALTVGCLWVIAFLFLLDPQNRISISVCLAFMAFLIIWSLVKFRGKQA
- a CDS encoding VanZ family protein, which produces MIQSYLFPVSYAFLAFPFAALLFTLPFLIVQYRRHGYIHKTRALLLYLLLLYLMNAFFLVILPLPASRHNTALTGGALQLMPLQFIHDIIRETSVSPSHPSSYLHLLKERAFLQVVFNVLMTVPFGMFLRYYFRARWGWCLILSFGLSLFFEVTQLTGLYGFFDHAYRVFDVDDLMANTLGGMLGFLLGEWFSRFLPRLEHLDKHLDITTKRVSYTRRGIAFFVDCIIWTGLLGVMEYLHVPAAFWVSSGVYFMLIPYLTNGRTPGKWLVRIHLTGAGKRISLWELMKRYSLLYWSYFGINYVLGGPVLWSQVPPWASVLISLVLLVINGWFFFHLVIRLFRKGSLFYEELSHTTHRITWPKRLRTPQSDTTGPTDVSEG
- a CDS encoding nitroreductase family protein is translated as MSNTNTSNIVKTNDFKEIALGRRSVKVYDPSVKISREEMTEILTEATRAPSSINLQPWRFLVIDSPEGKATLAPLASFNQRQVETSSAVIAVFGDLNNFDNFDQIFGEAVELGYMPKDIKEMQQEKVAAHFAALDPVVNKETVLIDGGLVSMQLMLVARAHGYDTNPIGGYDKSRIAEAFGLEKDRYVPVMLISMGKGTNEGHPSTRLPIDQIAQWK
- a CDS encoding MarR family winged helix-turn-helix transcriptional regulator; protein product: MLLLNKQISSKFERCAGISASRLQLLCKLYQVDEISQTLLQKEVGIDGAAVTRHLKQLEATAMVTRRTKPEDNRVTLVSLTDYGRERIITYRQERSQFVDRLLQSFDETQRHQLADMLQVMNGHMSEMD
- the gdhA gene encoding NADP-specific glutamate dehydrogenase; protein product: MTIIRSEQSQQAAAEYVQSVFEKVIARNPHENEFHQAVKEILDSLVPVLAKHPKYMQQGLLERLVEPERVITFRVPWVDDAGNVQVNRGFRVQFNSAIGPYKGGIRFHPSVYLGIVKFLGFEQIFKNALTGLPIGGGKGGSDFDPKGKSDNEVMRFTQSFMTELYKYIGPDTDVPAGDIGVGGREIGYMFGQYKRIRGGHEGGVLTGKGIHYGGSLTRTEATGYGCVYFVNEMLYAQGSSFEGKRVVVSGSGNVSIYAIEKAQQLGATVVACSDSNGYIYDPDGIDLNLVKQLKEVNRLRISEYTKERPGAIYTEGCSGIWSIPCDIALPCATQNEIDEEAAQLLVSNGVKAVGEGANMPSTLQAIEVFLDNGVLFGPAKAANAGGVAVSALEMSQNSMRLSWTFEEVDTKLHDIMKNIYANSVKAAEEYGVPGNLVVGANIAGFVRVADAMLSHGII
- the thrC gene encoding threonine synthase, with protein sequence MRYISTRGRVEAKGFIDTVLMGLADDGGLMVPEQIPVVSAATLEQWATLSYRELLLEVFALYINDEIPREDLEQLVERSYASFRHPEVTPVKKINDSLYILELFHGPTFAFKDVALQFMGEFYSYVSKKQNEIIHILGATSGDTGAAAIQGVRGKEGIKICILHPHQKVSKVQELQMTTVDDENVLNLSVKGNFDDCQKVIKDLFADLDFKGKHHLRAINSINFVRILAQTVYYFYAYFRAQESAGTKKINVSVPSGNFGNIFSGFLAKKMGLPIHKLIIATNENNILERFVKTGEYKPGGFKSTYSPSMDIQVASNFERYLYYFLGEDAAKVTEYMNALQTEGRIVISAEDLQRVQQDFEALGASNEQCLELISKYKAEYDYLLDPHTACGIAAYEAHNGEDEVCVTFATAHPAKFDEAIRLVDIKQEFPAQIEQLFSKSQHQQVVEHDEAEIVRLLEAFYV
- a CDS encoding TldD/PmbA family protein, yielding MNIQQFQEALFTKGREIGYVDMEIYYVNGRSTSVKVLKGEIDQYTIVENGGLSFRGVINGKMGYASTEKLEPDVIEFLLEEARSNADILESEEQDELFEGSESYPEQPAYAGELADTAPEILIEAALEMERTALAADPRIVMARHCSVSTRENEVLIVNTKGLHCHRRKSLATAYVYVIATEHDETVTGGWHDYSLRSVEDINIADVAQKAVTEAVSKLGAHTIQSDNYPVIFRHDAAAQLMAAYTTVFSAESVDKGFSRLAGKLGQKVANTKLTLVDDPLMEHVPAGSTFDAEGSATRRNEIIKDGELLTYFHNRKTARKAGVQSTSNASKGGYNGKIGVSYHNLYVAPGSSTLEDMIRKMDRGLMIVELQGLHAGTNTASGNFSLACLGYWIEQGKVVRAVNQITVSGNFFDVLQQIEEVGNDLRFTGNCTSPSLKLASLSISGS
- a CDS encoding TldD/PmbA family protein, producing MIHPIQIQDMLQAALETGGDFAEVFFEDRTNGQLGMTGGVVDTALSGRDFGIGIRIMKEHFSVYAYTSDMSEQSLIRLAKSAAKAIRGGGGPGTQTITLHPHAIPNHHPIAIIPDGSQKCAKIDMMRRAHEAASQYDPSITQTSIGISNSIQNVLIANSNGLLVEDTRTYTRMRISAIATDGEHRQSGFRGPGAYAGTEFLENLNIEENARHAARIATTMVKAGYAPSGRLPVVIENGFGGVLFHEACGHGLESTAVAHGTSVFANKIGQQVASPLVTAIDDGTIPNAWGSLNIDDEGAPTQRNVLIENGILKGYLIDRMGSRQMGVPATGSGRRQSYKFAPASRMNNTFIANGASTREEIIANTEYGIYAKSLGGGSVNTSTSEFNFAVEEAYMIRNGKIAEPVKGATLIGKGIETLQNIDMVGNNLDHSQGMCGSVSGSLPVNCGQPTIRVSEMTVGGRKGE